In Armatimonadota bacterium, a single genomic region encodes these proteins:
- a CDS encoding transglycosylase SLT domain-containing protein, with translation MRWVAILAVVLTTGMSLAQSPSEYLALRKKHKITAPVSIAELDSFVGSKIFELKCTVNGIMDMDGKSSISAELGSSLQVIDAEVVPAWLKGGTVQARLLVKATREEQYGAVTLALLMASAESDVARFDVQPKKTTAKTTTTRATSTKVSRSASSKGRPLPAREAIAAYAPTYAAFIKNHNKRLSYDKAYEIASAVIGWSVNYNVDARLVMALLIAESDFNPAELSGPGATGLGQLMPETARELGVRNPWNTNENLYGTVKYLKTQMDRYGASEDNAQRLALALAAYNAGPGAVKKHGGVPPYRETQNYVRRILRTYRQLCGA, from the coding sequence ATGAGATGGGTAGCAATTCTGGCAGTGGTTCTCACCACGGGAATGAGCTTGGCGCAATCGCCAAGTGAATATCTGGCATTGCGTAAGAAGCACAAAATCACCGCTCCCGTTAGCATTGCCGAGCTTGATTCCTTCGTGGGTTCAAAGATTTTCGAACTGAAATGCACGGTCAACGGGATCATGGACATGGACGGAAAGAGTTCCATCTCCGCTGAGTTAGGTTCCTCGCTCCAGGTGATTGACGCCGAGGTGGTTCCCGCCTGGCTAAAGGGCGGCACAGTCCAGGCGCGATTGCTCGTAAAAGCCACCCGAGAAGAGCAGTATGGCGCAGTGACGTTGGCTCTTTTGATGGCAAGCGCTGAGTCTGACGTGGCGAGGTTCGATGTTCAGCCGAAGAAAACGACGGCAAAGACGACCACAACGCGAGCGACTTCAACCAAGGTTTCTCGAAGCGCATCGTCAAAAGGGCGACCGCTTCCGGCTAGAGAGGCAATTGCGGCCTACGCTCCGACATACGCGGCGTTCATCAAGAATCATAACAAACGGCTGAGCTACGACAAAGCCTACGAGATCGCTTCTGCAGTGATTGGGTGGAGCGTGAACTACAACGTCGATGCCCGGCTGGTGATGGCCCTGCTCATCGCCGAAAGCGACTTTAATCCTGCCGAACTCTCAGGTCCAGGGGCAACCGGTCTCGGTCAGCTCATGCCGGAAACCGCTCGTGAACTAGGTGTTAGAAACCCGTGGAATACTAACGAGAACCTTTATGGCACCGTCAAGTATCTGAAGACTCAGATGGACAGGTACGGCGCGAGCGAAGACAATGCACAAAGACTTGCTTTGGCGTTGGCCGCCTACAACGCTGGACCAGGAGCAGTGAAGAAGCACGGCGGAGTTCCGCCTTATCGAGAAACGCAGAACTACGTCAGGCGAATTCTCCGAACCTATCGCCAGCTCTGTGGAGCTTAG
- a CDS encoding DCC1-like thiol-disulfide oxidoreductase family protein — MSQPIMFYDGECGLCSRTVQWCLWHDKRGVVRFAPIQGSTYAALDNPNKPTDVSTMVLAEGDQLFIKSTGVLRLMTKMGGIWKPFGHLGLVCPRGLRDNVYDFVAKRRLKFFGKADSCTLPSPEQRVRFLQ, encoded by the coding sequence ATGTCGCAACCAATCATGTTTTACGATGGCGAATGCGGCCTCTGCTCGCGCACAGTACAGTGGTGCCTGTGGCACGACAAGCGCGGAGTCGTGCGTTTCGCCCCAATTCAAGGTTCAACTTACGCGGCTTTGGACAACCCGAACAAACCGACAGATGTTAGCACCATGGTTCTCGCCGAAGGCGATCAGCTCTTCATCAAGTCCACCGGTGTTCTTCGCCTCATGACGAAGATGGGCGGCATCTGGAAACCTTTCGGTCATCTCGGGCTTGTCTGTCCTAGAGGACTTCGAGACAATGTCTACGACTTCGTCGCCAAGCGTCGACTCAAGTTCTTCGGCAAGGCCGACTCCTGCACGCTTCCCAGCCCTGAGCAACGAGTCCGGTTCTTACAGTAG
- the udk gene encoding uridine kinase has product MLIAIAGGTGSGKSTLADALATATGAVVVRIDDYYRPLNHLTFEERELVNFDAPDAIDHVLMTEHLAMLLDGQTVEKPIYDFTKHTRAVFGEEISPCSTIIVEGLFALYWPELNELCGTKVFVETPYELRFMRRLRRDIDERGRDEDEVTTRFRSHVNPMHERFVQPTCAHADVVVYGDRPLQESLEKVLELIGNGQASLL; this is encoded by the coding sequence GTGCTGATCGCAATTGCAGGAGGGACTGGGTCGGGGAAATCGACTTTGGCTGACGCCTTGGCAACAGCAACTGGCGCAGTTGTCGTTCGGATTGATGACTACTACCGCCCCCTCAATCATCTCACTTTTGAAGAGCGCGAGCTGGTTAACTTCGATGCCCCGGATGCGATTGACCACGTGCTGATGACTGAGCATCTTGCGATGCTTTTGGACGGCCAGACGGTTGAGAAGCCAATTTATGACTTCACCAAGCACACCCGGGCAGTCTTCGGAGAGGAAATTTCACCGTGCTCGACGATCATTGTTGAGGGGCTCTTCGCGCTCTACTGGCCCGAGCTAAATGAGCTTTGTGGGACGAAGGTGTTTGTGGAGACTCCGTATGAGCTCCGTTTCATGCGCCGCCTTCGCCGCGACATCGATGAGCGCGGAAGAGATGAGGACGAAGTGACCACCCGATTCCGAAGTCATGTGAACCCGATGCACGAGCGATTTGTCCAACCGACGTGTGCGCACGCCGATGTGGTGGTTTACGGGGATCGCCCTTTGCAGGAGAGCTTGGAGAAAGTCCTGGAACTCATAGGTAACGGGCAGGCGAGCCTACTGTAA